The Streptomyces sp. NBC_01689 genome includes a window with the following:
- a CDS encoding DUF5926 family protein, which yields MAKKRPQTKAPRPQQQDGEIPVVGAREPCPCGSGRRYKACHGRAAAHAVTELVQRPFEGLPSEGDWVALRELVPAATVELKLRESLPEDVPSVTLATVLPMAWPALRRDDGSVLLGLQNDTASGDISRDLADTLRRALTAEPGTPVPGRRAPADGPRLQELLDPEGAFEPVVHTGFEFWVPDVENAAPDVAASLERANAAAVPTVKLSGVDAAYWCETPDKNHLRWVMPHPEEQLLDALARLHAAGRSGLGEGTRLVGSFRAHGLTVPVWDLPSGVTADDVEKPAAEFADRLATALASDTPLTADERRARGGLTNRQVTLS from the coding sequence ATGGCCAAGAAGCGACCCCAGACGAAGGCCCCGCGGCCTCAGCAGCAGGACGGGGAGATCCCGGTTGTCGGCGCTCGCGAGCCCTGCCCCTGCGGCAGCGGCCGCCGCTACAAGGCCTGCCACGGCCGGGCGGCCGCGCACGCGGTGACCGAGCTGGTGCAGCGCCCCTTCGAGGGACTGCCGAGCGAGGGCGACTGGGTCGCGCTGCGCGAGCTGGTGCCCGCCGCGACCGTCGAGCTGAAGCTCAGGGAGAGCCTCCCGGAGGACGTCCCCTCGGTGACGCTCGCCACCGTCCTGCCGATGGCGTGGCCCGCGCTGCGCCGCGACGACGGCTCGGTCCTGCTCGGCCTGCAGAACGACACGGCGTCCGGCGACATCAGCCGCGACCTCGCCGACACCCTGCGGCGCGCGCTCACGGCGGAGCCCGGCACCCCGGTCCCGGGCCGCCGTGCCCCGGCCGACGGCCCGCGGCTGCAGGAACTGCTCGACCCCGAAGGTGCCTTCGAGCCAGTTGTGCACACGGGCTTCGAGTTCTGGGTCCCGGACGTGGAGAACGCGGCGCCGGACGTGGCCGCCTCCCTGGAGCGGGCCAACGCCGCGGCCGTCCCCACCGTGAAGCTCTCCGGCGTCGACGCCGCCTACTGGTGCGAGACCCCGGACAAGAACCACCTGCGCTGGGTCATGCCGCACCCCGAGGAACAGCTTCTGGACGCGCTCGCGCGGCTGCACGCGGCCGGCCGGTCGGGTCTCGGCGAGGGCACCCGGCTGGTCGGCTCCTTCCGCGCGCACGGACTCACGGTGCCGGTCTGGGACCTGCCGAGCGGTGTCACGGCCGACGACGTCGAGAAGCCGGCGGCCGAGTTCGCCGACCGGCTGGCGACCGCCCTGGCCTCGGACACCCCCCTCACCGCGGACGAACGCCGGGCGCGCGGCGGACTCACCAACCGGCAGGTCACGCTGAGTTGA
- a CDS encoding PP2C family protein-serine/threonine phosphatase: protein MLDIPSRVRVHVETLPAAQNDMGVCDAIEQYALVGKPDAMNAPHLPKVAGIDSTVPAPAHTVAPSSSVPGAASATPAPPAPGAGLVLQDRLAGWVSDLTTLHELTERLARTAVLSDALQELLRAGASLVGARRGLVVLEPGDGLGPDTTVGLGLGRADLGHIETVPRSSMSYGRILDGLPGDAGIAQPDLLSEDGLDPRHREVAARLGYAASYTLPLSTRTAGRLGAAVWLYDEPAEPVERQRHLAGLYARYAAEHLARLVELERTRACLTTVAEELLPPRLPRVAGIQLAARHRTGPRGGGDWYDALPLPDAALGLAVGSVTGSGPSAIAAMGRLRASLRAYAVMEGEDPVAVLSDLELLLRLTEPARSATALFAYCEPALRRITLAGAGHSPPLLIGARRTEFVETSLSAPLGMLACWEAPSVELTVEAGETVLLYTDGLLHRTGDPMDRAFARLHAAAASVPRSLREDPGAVADHVLRSVLPDDGGAGSPGPGVSAGPAAPGPGGDEDVVLLAARFE from the coding sequence ATGCTGGACATCCCCTCACGAGTGCGTGTACATGTGGAGACACTGCCAGCGGCGCAGAACGACATGGGGGTTTGCGATGCCATCGAGCAATACGCACTGGTCGGAAAGCCGGACGCCATGAACGCCCCTCATCTTCCGAAAGTGGCCGGAATCGATTCAACGGTTCCCGCTCCCGCACACACTGTCGCTCCTTCATCGTCCGTCCCGGGCGCCGCTTCGGCCACTCCGGCCCCTCCGGCCCCCGGCGCCGGACTCGTCCTCCAGGACCGGCTCGCCGGCTGGGTCTCCGACCTCACGACGCTCCACGAACTCACCGAGCGCCTGGCGCGCACGGCGGTGCTGAGCGACGCGCTGCAGGAACTGCTGCGCGCCGGAGCCTCCCTGGTGGGCGCGCGGCGCGGTCTCGTGGTGCTGGAGCCCGGCGACGGACTCGGTCCGGACACCACCGTCGGCCTCGGCCTGGGCCGCGCCGACCTCGGCCACATCGAGACCGTTCCGCGCAGCTCCATGTCGTACGGCAGGATCCTCGACGGCCTGCCCGGCGACGCCGGGATCGCCCAGCCCGACCTCCTCTCCGAGGACGGTCTCGACCCCCGCCACCGCGAGGTGGCCGCACGGCTCGGCTACGCCGCGAGCTACACGCTGCCCCTGTCCACCAGGACGGCGGGCCGGCTGGGTGCCGCCGTCTGGCTCTACGACGAGCCCGCCGAACCGGTGGAACGCCAGCGCCATCTCGCCGGCCTCTACGCCCGGTACGCGGCCGAGCACCTGGCGCGGCTGGTGGAACTGGAGCGCACACGGGCGTGCCTGACGACGGTCGCCGAGGAACTGCTCCCCCCGCGGCTCCCCCGGGTCGCCGGTATCCAGCTGGCCGCCCGTCACCGCACGGGTCCGCGCGGCGGCGGTGACTGGTACGACGCGCTGCCCCTGCCCGACGCGGCGCTCGGTCTCGCGGTCGGGTCCGTCACCGGGTCGGGACCCAGCGCGATCGCCGCGATGGGCCGGCTGAGGGCCTCGCTGCGCGCGTACGCCGTGATGGAGGGCGAGGACCCGGTCGCCGTTCTGTCCGACCTCGAACTGCTGCTGCGGCTGACCGAGCCCGCCCGCTCCGCGACCGCCCTCTTCGCCTACTGCGAGCCCGCCCTGCGCAGGATCACCCTCGCCGGCGCCGGTCACAGTCCGCCGCTGCTCATCGGCGCCCGGCGCACGGAGTTCGTGGAGACCTCGCTCTCCGCGCCGCTGGGCATGCTCGCCTGCTGGGAGGCGCCGAGCGTCGAGCTGACCGTCGAGGCCGGCGAGACCGTGCTGCTCTACACCGACGGCCTGCTGCACCGCACCGGCGACCCCATGGACCGCGCGTTCGCCCGGCTGCACGCGGCGGCCGCGAGCGTGCCCAGGTCGCTGCGCGAGGACCCCGGCGCCGTCGCCGACCACGTCCTGCGGAGCGTGCTGCCGGACGACGGCGGGGCCGGCTCCCCCGGGCCCGGGGTCTCCGCGGGCCCGGCGGCACCCGGACCGGGGGGCGACGAGGACGTGGTGCTGCTGGCGGCCCGCTTCGAGTGA
- a CDS encoding GNAT family N-acetyltransferase, translating into MIRGEKVELRTRRDSDVPVLQAELYEDVAMRSRVDSRPWRPLPPDAAESPAAAAVPSDDRAYFSVVELASRELAGEALLWGIDPHNRTAHLGISLLPGFRGRGLAGDVVRVLCAYGFTVRGMQRLQVETLADNTAMIAAATGAGFRVEGTLRRSAWVYGAFADVVVLGLLAEEWTQFPGSG; encoded by the coding sequence GTGATACGAGGCGAGAAGGTCGAGCTGCGAACTCGGCGCGACAGTGATGTGCCGGTCCTCCAGGCCGAGTTGTACGAGGACGTGGCGATGCGTTCGCGCGTCGACTCCCGTCCCTGGCGGCCGCTTCCGCCGGACGCCGCGGAGTCTCCCGCGGCGGCGGCCGTGCCGTCCGACGACAGGGCGTACTTCTCCGTGGTGGAGCTCGCGTCGCGGGAACTGGCCGGCGAGGCCCTGCTGTGGGGGATCGACCCGCACAACAGGACGGCCCACCTGGGGATCTCCCTGCTCCCCGGGTTCCGGGGGCGCGGGCTGGCGGGGGATGTCGTCCGGGTGCTGTGCGCCTACGGGTTCACCGTCCGGGGGATGCAGCGGCTGCAGGTCGAGACGCTCGCCGACAACACCGCGATGATCGCGGCCGCGACCGGAGCCGGATTCCGGGTCGAGGGCACCCTGCGCCGCTCCGCCTGGGTGTACGGCGCCTTCGCCGACGTCGTGGTCCTCGGCCTCCTCGCCGAGGAGTGGACGCAATTTCCCGGATCCGGGTGA
- a CDS encoding ATP-binding protein translates to MRQETWIGRFPAQSRGASTPWRGAKEVSGVALVVAREVPTSSSMAVPHGPAGVGKARRRMRDQLRTGGMAESVVDDAVLILSELLSNACRHGRPLGDALSGDGDVRAAWRVDAAGRLTVEVTDGGGPTRPVPATPSVTAHGGRGLNIITALAKDWGVRDDARGEVTVWVVVQEDVTDTAAGHRRDDFATRVASPAVSAIPELDFADAFDDLD, encoded by the coding sequence GTGCGTCAGGAGACGTGGATTGGCCGGTTTCCGGCTCAGTCCCGTGGGGCATCCACACCGTGGCGTGGGGCAAAGGAGGTCTCGGGGGTGGCGTTGGTGGTGGCACGGGAAGTGCCCACGTCGTCGAGCATGGCCGTTCCCCACGGCCCTGCGGGCGTCGGGAAGGCAAGACGTCGGATGCGCGATCAACTGCGCACGGGGGGCATGGCGGAATCGGTCGTCGACGACGCCGTACTGATCCTTTCCGAACTGCTGAGCAACGCGTGCCGGCACGGCAGGCCGCTCGGCGACGCCCTGTCGGGCGACGGTGACGTGCGGGCCGCCTGGCGCGTGGACGCGGCCGGAAGACTCACCGTCGAGGTGACGGACGGCGGCGGACCCACCCGTCCGGTGCCGGCCACCCCCTCGGTCACGGCGCACGGCGGCCGCGGGCTGAACATCATCACCGCGCTGGCGAAGGACTGGGGCGTCCGCGACGACGCCCGCGGCGAGGTCACGGTGTGGGTGGTCGTCCAGGAGGACGTCACCGACACGGCGGCGGGACACCGGCGCGACGACTTCGCTACGCGCGTCGCGTCACCGGCCGTGTCCGCGATACCCGAGCTGGACTTCGCGGACGCCTTCGACGACCTGGACTGA
- a CDS encoding bifunctional DNA primase/polymerase, translated as MREILGRRRRLLSRRNNGRPEMLSAALTFAADWRWPVLPGVAPDPQGRARCGCPDPECTVPGAHPFDPGLLAATADERMVRWWWTNRPSAPIVLATGGRAPCAVSLPAPAAARALDALDRKGMRLGPVVAAPTRWAILVAPYSMEQLGELLYAKDFVPGSLRFHGEGGYIALPPSETGQGRIRWERAPLPGSAAPWVPGVEAVVDAVVEALTRTGVSAPEL; from the coding sequence ATGCGCGAGATCCTCGGAAGGCGACGCAGGCTCCTGTCCCGGCGGAACAACGGGAGGCCTGAGATGCTCAGCGCGGCCCTGACCTTCGCGGCCGATTGGCGCTGGCCCGTACTCCCGGGTGTGGCACCGGATCCGCAGGGGCGTGCCCGCTGCGGCTGCCCGGACCCGGAGTGCACGGTGCCCGGCGCCCACCCCTTCGACCCCGGCCTCCTCGCGGCCACCGCGGACGAGCGCATGGTGCGCTGGTGGTGGACCAACCGGCCGTCGGCGCCCATCGTGCTGGCCACCGGCGGCAGAGCTCCCTGCGCGGTGAGCCTGCCCGCCCCCGCCGCGGCCCGCGCGCTCGACGCGCTCGACCGCAAGGGCATGCGCCTCGGCCCGGTCGTCGCGGCCCCCACGCGGTGGGCGATCCTCGTCGCGCCGTACTCGATGGAACAGCTCGGCGAGCTGCTCTACGCCAAGGACTTCGTACCGGGCTCCCTGCGCTTCCACGGCGAGGGCGGCTACATCGCGCTGCCCCCCTCCGAGACCGGCCAGGGCCGGATCCGCTGGGAGCGGGCTCCGCTGCCCGGTTCGGCCGCGCCCTGGGTGCCCGGTGTGGAGGCCGTGGTGGACGCCGTGGTGGAGGCGCTCACTCGTACGGGTGTGAGCGCGCCCGAGTTGTAG
- a CDS encoding trypsin-like peptidase domain-containing protein has protein sequence MSTENEGTAVPPAPSAPPVPVETPAASAQNAAPEGGAPTAQIPSVPPGAPGAPGQAPAYASTGTGTPDPYGHGAGTPGAQGYGSGAPGGVPASEAGWPPPPPATPSYADGGGSGAGGWGSTYGQPAPKPKNGRGGLVAAILVAALVAGGVGGGIGYSLAKGNDSSTGSTTVSAPSNSGDVKRASGTVAGVAARALPSTVTIEAESTNGEGGTGTGFVFDKQGHILTNNHVVADAVDGGKLTATFPDGKKYDAEVVGHAQGYDVAVIKLKNAPSDLQPLALGNSDKVAVGDSTIAIGAPFGLSNTVTTGIISAKNRPVASSDGSASSKASYMSALQTDASINPGNSGGPLLDAQGSVIGINSAIQSTSGGGLGGSSQSGSIGLGFAIPINQAKHVAQQLIKTGKPVYPVIGASVSLEEGTSGAKITEQGASGSAAVTSGGPADKAGLRPGDVITKLDDQVIDSGPTLIGEIWTHQPGDTVKLTYTRDGKTRTTEVTLGQRDGDS, from the coding sequence GTGAGCACCGAGAACGAGGGCACCGCAGTACCCCCGGCCCCGTCCGCACCTCCCGTGCCGGTGGAAACTCCCGCTGCTTCCGCGCAGAACGCTGCGCCCGAAGGGGGCGCGCCGACCGCGCAGATCCCGTCGGTGCCTCCGGGCGCCCCCGGCGCACCGGGGCAGGCACCGGCGTACGCGTCGACGGGTACCGGGACGCCCGACCCGTACGGACACGGGGCGGGGACTCCCGGGGCGCAGGGTTACGGCTCCGGGGCCCCCGGGGGCGTTCCCGCGTCCGAGGCGGGCTGGCCGCCCCCGCCGCCGGCCACCCCCTCCTACGCGGACGGTGGCGGCTCGGGTGCCGGCGGGTGGGGTTCCACCTACGGGCAGCCCGCGCCGAAGCCGAAGAACGGACGGGGCGGTCTGGTCGCCGCCATCCTGGTGGCCGCGCTCGTCGCGGGCGGGGTCGGCGGTGGCATCGGCTACTCGCTGGCCAAGGGCAACGACAGCTCCACCGGTTCGACGACGGTCTCCGCCCCGAGCAACAGCGGTGACGTCAAGCGTGCCTCGGGCACGGTCGCGGGCGTGGCGGCCAGGGCGCTGCCGAGCACCGTCACGATCGAGGCCGAGAGCACCAACGGCGAGGGCGGCACCGGCACGGGCTTCGTCTTCGACAAGCAGGGCCACATCCTCACCAACAACCACGTGGTGGCGGACGCGGTCGACGGCGGCAAGCTCACGGCGACCTTCCCCGACGGCAAGAAGTACGACGCCGAGGTGGTCGGCCACGCGCAGGGCTACGACGTCGCGGTCATCAAGCTGAAGAACGCGCCGTCCGACCTCCAGCCGCTCGCCCTCGGCAACTCCGACAAGGTGGCCGTCGGCGACTCCACGATCGCGATCGGCGCCCCCTTCGGTCTGTCCAACACGGTGACCACCGGCATCATCAGCGCCAAGAACCGTCCGGTGGCCTCCAGCGACGGCAGCGCGAGCAGCAAGGCCTCGTACATGAGCGCCCTGCAGACGGACGCCTCGATCAACCCGGGCAACTCCGGTGGCCCGCTCCTGGACGCGCAGGGGTCCGTCATCGGCATCAACTCCGCGATCCAGTCGACGAGCGGGGGCGGCCTCGGCGGCAGCAGCCAGTCCGGTTCCATCGGTCTCGGCTTCGCGATCCCGATCAACCAGGCGAAGCACGTCGCCCAACAGCTCATCAAGACCGGCAAGCCGGTCTACCCGGTGATCGGCGCGTCGGTCTCCCTCGAAGAGGGCACCAGCGGCGCGAAGATCACCGAACAGGGCGCGAGCGGCTCCGCGGCGGTGACCTCCGGCGGCCCCGCCGACAAGGCCGGCCTGCGCCCCGGCGACGTCATCACCAAGCTCGACGACCAGGTGATCGACAGCGGTCCGACCCTGATCGGTGAGATCTGGACCCACCAGCCCGGCGACACCGTGAAGCTGACCTACACCCGCGACGGCAAGACCCGTACCACCGAGGTGACCCTGGGCCAGCGCGACGGCGACAGCTGA
- a CDS encoding glycerophosphodiester phosphodiesterase, translating to MTHARQHPIQVVAHRGASEEAPEHTLAAYKKAIEDGADALECDVRLTADGHLVCVHDRRVNRTSNGRGAVSALELAELAALDFGVWRNRDESPDWEYGPGDPEDTSVLTLERLLELVADAGRHVELAIETKHPTRWAGQVEDRLLLLLKRFGLDSPESPAASPVRVMSFSARSLHRVRSASPTMPTVYLLQFVSPRLRDGRLPAGVRIAGPSMRIVRSHPGYIERLKRAGHQVHVWTVNEPEDVDLCAELGVDAIITNRPRAVLRQLGR from the coding sequence GTGACCCACGCACGACAGCACCCGATCCAGGTCGTCGCCCATCGCGGGGCCTCCGAAGAGGCACCCGAGCACACCCTGGCCGCGTACAAGAAGGCGATCGAGGACGGTGCCGACGCCCTCGAGTGCGATGTGCGGCTGACCGCGGACGGACACCTCGTCTGCGTCCACGACCGTCGCGTCAACCGTACGTCCAACGGCCGCGGGGCGGTCTCGGCCCTGGAACTCGCCGAGCTGGCGGCACTGGACTTCGGCGTCTGGCGGAACCGCGACGAGTCCCCCGACTGGGAGTACGGCCCCGGGGACCCCGAGGACACCTCGGTCCTCACCCTGGAGCGGCTGCTCGAACTCGTCGCGGACGCCGGCCGGCACGTCGAGCTGGCCATCGAGACCAAGCACCCCACCCGCTGGGCCGGACAGGTCGAGGACCGGCTGCTGCTGCTCCTCAAGCGGTTCGGGCTGGATTCCCCCGAGAGCCCCGCGGCCTCACCGGTGCGCGTGATGAGTTTCTCGGCCCGCTCCCTGCACCGCGTCCGGTCCGCGTCACCGACCATGCCGACGGTCTATCTGCTGCAGTTCGTCTCGCCCCGGCTGCGCGACGGACGGCTGCCCGCGGGTGTCCGGATCGCGGGCCCCTCGATGCGGATCGTACGCAGCCACCCCGGCTACATCGAACGGCTGAAACGAGCCGGGCACCAGGTGCACGTCTGGACCGTGAACGAGCCCGAGGACGTCGACCTCTGCGCCGAGCTGGGCGTCGACGCCATCATCACCAACCGTCCGCGCGCGGTCCTGCGCCAGCTCGGCCGCTGA